One window from the genome of Engraulis encrasicolus isolate BLACKSEA-1 chromosome 16, IST_EnEncr_1.0, whole genome shotgun sequence encodes:
- the fbxo36b gene encoding F-box only protein 36b — MASLLGKTLFEINGQGPAPMKDYFILQITKSEVIWRWWKISLRCESTKPGQLRESHTDYLEDSFLQSQVRVVFGPRILQHTIGLCEGRFDYLVRLPTRLLLRIMAYLDLEDIARLGQTCRNFRKLCDSDEFWKDTLRTHCNAVPDEVEALANDLGWKTVFFTSKLQLQKQISRRRQRTEEQNGQEDINESPIPGFSHKTENYRGDWAVVE, encoded by the exons ATGGCCAGTCTTCTTGGCAAAACTTTATTTGAAATCAATGGGCAAGGGCCTGCTCCTATGAAAGACTACTTTATTCTTCAAATAACAAAATCTGAG GTAATTTGGAGATGGTGGAAGATTTCTTTGAGATGCGAAAGCACTAAACCAGGACAACTGAGGGAATCACACACAGATTATCTGGAGGACAGCTTTTTACAGA GTCAGGTGAGAGTGGTATTTGGACCTCGGATCTTACAACATACTATCGGACTATGTGAGGGACGTTTTGATTACCTGGTACGTCTTCCTACACGACTCCTGCTTCGGATCATGGCCTATCTCGATTTAGAGGACATTGCACGGCTGGGACAAACTTGCCGCAATTTCAGAAAG CTGTGCGACTCAGACGAATTTTGGAAGGATACTTTGAGGACTCACTGCAACGCCGTGCCCGATGAGGTTGAAGCATTGGCCAACGACCTAGGATGGAAAACTGTTTTCTTCACCAGTAAACTTCAGCTACAGAAGCAAATCAGCCGGAGGAGACAGAGGACTGAGGAACAAAATGGCCAAGAAGACATTAATGAGTCCCCTATTCCAGGTTTTAGCCACAAAACCGAAAACTACAGAGGGGACTGGGCTGTTGTGGAGTGA